A window from Lentisphaera araneosa HTCC2155 encodes these proteins:
- the ltrA gene encoding group II intron reverse transcriptase/maturase, with the protein MSEMAKQILRRDERFVEIQAWASPSVWTDQMLKTLHRGVERGKWYSLSDKLMRKNNIMEAWEKVCSNKGKHGVDMVSIERYESELEYNNAKLLEELQDGRYDPSAVRRVEIPKGDGRKTRPLGIPTVRDRVVQTALKHVIEPIFDIDFSPYSFGFRPKLGCKDALRRVNELLKQGYLYVMDADIQSYFDTIPHEKLMSRVKEKIIDGKILDLIEQFLKANIFDGLKHWEPEEGTPQGGIISPLLANIYLDLFDHKMTEAGFEIVRYADDFLIMCKSKESAKRALRKTRRWMKANGLKLHPEKTRIADMTEKCEYFEFLGYHFERTRNTHRIKRWPRKQSLKKCKDAIRKKTRRSNKDSIEDIIAYLRPNLLGWYQYFKHSTVYAMRGIDEFTRRRLRSIIAKYNRKKGSHRMIDTRKYNKAYFTDLGFFSLEEAWKLEFQSLRSKH; encoded by the coding sequence ATGTCAGAAATGGCTAAACAAATATTACGACGAGATGAACGCTTTGTTGAAATACAAGCGTGGGCGTCACCTTCTGTCTGGACGGATCAGATGCTGAAAACTCTTCATAGAGGAGTTGAAAGAGGCAAGTGGTACAGCTTATCAGATAAGCTGATGCGTAAGAATAATATTATGGAGGCTTGGGAGAAAGTGTGTTCAAATAAGGGCAAACATGGAGTGGACATGGTATCAATCGAGCGCTACGAATCAGAGCTGGAGTATAATAATGCTAAGCTTCTCGAAGAACTGCAAGATGGAAGGTATGATCCCAGTGCAGTGCGCCGAGTGGAAATCCCAAAAGGTGATGGTCGAAAGACCAGACCTTTGGGAATACCCACAGTGCGTGATCGAGTAGTTCAAACAGCTCTGAAACATGTGATAGAGCCGATATTCGATATCGACTTCTCGCCCTACAGTTTTGGATTTCGTCCAAAGCTGGGTTGCAAGGATGCACTTAGACGAGTGAATGAATTGTTAAAGCAGGGCTATCTCTATGTTATGGATGCCGACATCCAAAGCTACTTCGATACTATACCACATGAGAAACTCATGAGTCGAGTCAAGGAAAAGATCATTGATGGTAAAATTCTTGATCTGATCGAACAATTCCTCAAAGCCAATATCTTTGATGGTCTCAAACATTGGGAACCTGAAGAAGGTACACCGCAGGGAGGAATTATCAGTCCTCTGTTAGCAAATATCTATCTTGATCTCTTTGATCACAAGATGACCGAGGCTGGATTCGAGATAGTGCGCTATGCAGACGATTTCCTGATCATGTGTAAAAGTAAAGAATCAGCCAAAAGGGCATTGCGCAAAACGCGAAGGTGGATGAAAGCCAATGGGCTGAAACTTCATCCAGAAAAAACGCGAATTGCCGACATGACAGAGAAGTGCGAGTACTTCGAGTTTCTCGGATACCATTTCGAGAGAACGCGAAATACACATCGCATTAAACGTTGGCCAAGGAAGCAGAGCCTGAAGAAATGCAAAGATGCCATACGCAAGAAAACGAGGAGAAGCAATAAGGACTCAATAGAGGACATAATTGCTTACCTTCGGCCAAATCTTCTCGGATGGTATCAATACTTCAAGCACTCCACTGTGTATGCAATGCGAGGTATAGATGAATTTACACGCAGAAGACTGCGCAGTATTATAGCCAAATATAATCGCAAGAAAGGTTCTCATCGCATGATTGATACTCGTAAATACAATAAAGCCTACTTTACAGATCTAGGCTTCTTTTCACTGGAAGAAGCCTGGAAACTGGAATTTCAGTCTCTTCGGAGTAAGCACTGA
- a CDS encoding sulfatase family protein, which yields MKYFLLLFSFMAIQAADKPNILFIFSDDWGWEDLSCHGHPYVKTPNIDRLAKEGTDFYRFTVASGVCSPSRAAVVTGQFPARYSIDGHFAWVPSNAKRGMPDWLPTNAPLLQRFLQKAGYRTAHFGKWHLANNMIPDSPLPSEYGYDEYGAFNCAGEQMPYHEDSMHCIKFIEKSVAEKKPFFVNLWIHEPHTPFHTQPKYEWRFRDLPEKDRIYASVLSHADDRIGDVLDALDRLKIADNTLVIFSSDNGPARAKSDSQHRLMYDTATGAGWDVGAAMGITGGRKGWKACVYEGGIGVPFIVRWPGKVAAGKINKVSPISAVDLLPTFCELAGAKLPADYKPDGLSQVQALIGKDKETTRTKPLFWKMPNKVPASKVGGFHWVTYAVMHEDFKLLANHDLQYFELYDIVNDPMEKNDLKENKTEVAQKLLKQIKDWQAELPTEPTGDVFSSLREIK from the coding sequence ATGAAATACTTTCTTCTCCTCTTCTCTTTCATGGCCATTCAAGCCGCGGATAAACCCAACATCCTCTTTATCTTCAGTGACGACTGGGGCTGGGAAGACCTCAGTTGCCATGGTCACCCCTACGTCAAAACGCCTAATATCGACCGTCTCGCCAAAGAAGGCACCGACTTTTACCGCTTCACGGTGGCAAGTGGTGTTTGCTCTCCGAGCCGTGCGGCAGTGGTCACCGGTCAATTCCCGGCGCGCTATAGTATTGATGGTCACTTTGCTTGGGTTCCCAGCAACGCTAAACGTGGCATGCCTGATTGGTTACCAACGAATGCTCCTTTACTTCAACGTTTCCTTCAAAAAGCGGGTTACCGCACCGCTCATTTTGGCAAATGGCATTTAGCTAACAATATGATTCCCGATTCGCCACTGCCCTCAGAATATGGCTACGATGAGTATGGCGCCTTCAATTGTGCGGGCGAACAAATGCCTTATCATGAAGATTCCATGCACTGCATAAAGTTCATTGAGAAATCTGTAGCGGAAAAGAAGCCCTTCTTCGTCAACCTCTGGATTCATGAGCCTCATACTCCTTTCCACACCCAACCTAAATATGAATGGCGCTTCCGCGACCTCCCCGAAAAAGATCGTATTTATGCTTCAGTACTTTCCCATGCCGATGATCGCATTGGCGATGTCCTCGACGCACTCGATCGTTTAAAAATTGCTGATAATACACTCGTTATCTTCAGTTCCGATAATGGTCCAGCTCGTGCAAAAAGTGATTCTCAACACAGACTCATGTACGATACTGCAACTGGTGCTGGCTGGGATGTTGGCGCTGCCATGGGCATTACTGGTGGACGTAAAGGCTGGAAAGCCTGTGTCTACGAAGGTGGAATTGGCGTTCCTTTTATCGTTCGCTGGCCCGGTAAAGTTGCCGCAGGTAAAATTAATAAAGTCTCCCCTATTTCTGCAGTAGATCTGCTCCCTACTTTCTGTGAACTCGCTGGTGCCAAGCTCCCTGCGGATTATAAACCCGATGGTCTTTCACAAGTGCAAGCACTAATAGGCAAAGATAAAGAAACCACGCGTACAAAACCACTTTTCTGGAAAATGCCTAACAAAGTTCCCGCGTCAAAAGTCGGTGGCTTTCACTGGGTCACTTACGCAGTCATGCACGAAGATTTTAAACTGCTCGCCAATCACGACCTGCAGTACTTCGAACTCTATGATATCGTTAATGATCCCATGGAAAAGAATGACCTCAAGGAAAACAAAACTGAAGTCGCCCAAAAACTCCTTAAGCAAATTAAGGACTGGCAAGCTGAGCTTCCCACTGAACCCACAGGCGATGTCTTCTCTTCTTTGAGAGAGATAAAATAA
- a CDS encoding DUF1592 domain-containing protein, producing the protein MIKFYCEHCTQKLSATEEIYGTEIQCPSCSHNILVPPGPETPPSQDIELDLLNEDSNSLESESTDEALTLDSEELEVLPPLKAKKKKSFSAGKKTKCSQSSNRIKSRTPRAVAPKKKKILPMIFGLLIIGLIAGSLIFKNKISSNLTKTELSSSALKAGSEVLQFSEKELLAQKEMIMQIKPFMEKYCLDCHNEEKQKGEIRLDNIDFNMVQHDSVYMWSDILDVLNVGEMPPKKADQPHTKELSNAISLITGQVLLARKRLSSTGGMIAMRHLNKREYYGSIEDLIGLKLPDNYLDNELSPNFDTNGADQFFSSRTYNTYMKVGTEIMTQALKSYSIDSKNPKKSKFAPAGRAYARQKKALDKLEKTMALINSGASMEKIGLGDAGQVKLFKMRYEKAIAAPKKYLDIELHKTGVTSEFTPRFGRNVALKPGARYIYRIHGSSKSAVDIKVYAQDKMIGTLNFKASTKVQNYEFSFTTDTLELRQRIGFSMEKIKGIYIESEELEGPFEAQSSFSENLFKPLLKKKELNDFELSQVFKKFAQRAFRHQEVDDNYIKALVDIYKSKKTSGKNFIDSFSTPLAMILSSPSFLYIKETNEGQRAPLDQEQFAIRLAYFLWSSPPDEALYKVAKANKLYDQEILETQFERMIKSPKASQFIEGFINQWIGMERYDEVDLPNKLLGTFQQSARQELSEYFKVLVQENLPVDKLIDSDFVVLNQTLADYYKIEGEFSGFQKVALPANNPRGGLLGQAAFHIMGSAASRTSPSIRGTLIRESLLHDPPPPPPANVPEIDNTRQGQFSVRDLVKHHQELPQCSSCHAKIDPIGLGLENFDYLGRWRDSETIGADTKRVKGKKRSRGKKLAIDASGYISEGEEFQDFAGFKNALLKNKGKLAESLYSSMLAYGIGREIEFIDEEEIHQNLLILEKDNYPIKNMIYQLIASETFRTK; encoded by the coding sequence ATGATTAAATTTTACTGCGAGCATTGTACTCAAAAGCTCAGTGCCACAGAAGAAATCTATGGCACTGAAATTCAGTGCCCCTCCTGCAGTCATAATATTTTAGTCCCTCCAGGCCCTGAGACTCCACCTAGCCAAGATATTGAACTCGACTTACTCAATGAAGATTCAAATTCACTAGAAAGTGAATCAACAGACGAAGCCCTTACCCTCGATTCAGAGGAACTGGAAGTTCTGCCCCCATTAAAAGCTAAGAAAAAGAAATCATTTTCAGCAGGCAAAAAAACAAAGTGTAGCCAAAGTTCAAACAGAATAAAATCACGCACGCCAAGAGCTGTGGCTCCAAAGAAAAAAAAAATACTCCCGATGATCTTTGGTTTACTCATTATTGGCCTTATTGCTGGAAGCCTAATCTTCAAAAATAAAATTTCCTCGAATTTAACAAAAACTGAGCTTTCCAGCAGTGCTCTCAAAGCTGGAAGCGAAGTCCTTCAGTTCTCAGAAAAGGAATTGCTTGCTCAAAAAGAAATGATCATGCAGATCAAGCCCTTTATGGAGAAGTACTGCCTAGATTGCCATAATGAAGAAAAGCAAAAAGGCGAAATTCGTCTCGATAATATCGACTTTAACATGGTTCAACACGACTCAGTTTATATGTGGTCAGATATCCTCGACGTACTCAATGTGGGGGAAATGCCTCCCAAAAAAGCAGATCAACCCCACACTAAAGAGCTCTCCAATGCCATTTCATTAATTACTGGGCAAGTCCTTTTAGCTCGCAAACGCCTCTCCTCCACAGGGGGAATGATTGCCATGCGTCACCTCAACAAAAGAGAATATTACGGCAGTATTGAGGACCTCATTGGTCTTAAATTACCTGATAATTACTTAGATAATGAGCTGAGCCCCAATTTTGATACTAATGGCGCCGACCAATTTTTCTCTTCACGTACTTATAACACCTACATGAAAGTCGGGACTGAAATCATGACACAAGCCCTAAAATCATATTCAATAGACTCGAAAAATCCAAAAAAATCTAAATTTGCACCCGCTGGTAGAGCTTATGCACGTCAGAAAAAAGCTTTAGATAAATTAGAAAAAACCATGGCTCTTATAAATTCCGGTGCCTCAATGGAAAAAATAGGTCTAGGCGATGCTGGTCAGGTGAAGTTATTTAAAATGAGATATGAAAAAGCTATTGCAGCTCCGAAGAAATATCTTGATATCGAACTTCATAAAACGGGTGTTACCAGCGAATTCACGCCCCGTTTTGGGCGCAATGTAGCTCTAAAACCAGGGGCTCGATACATTTATCGGATCCATGGCAGCAGTAAAAGCGCTGTCGATATAAAGGTTTATGCACAAGATAAAATGATTGGCACACTGAATTTTAAAGCTTCGACAAAAGTACAAAATTATGAGTTTTCATTCACTACTGACACCCTAGAATTAAGACAACGTATCGGCTTTTCCATGGAAAAAATTAAGGGAATTTATATTGAGTCTGAGGAGCTTGAGGGACCTTTTGAAGCACAAAGTTCTTTTTCTGAAAATTTATTTAAGCCCCTACTAAAAAAGAAGGAACTCAATGATTTTGAGCTAAGCCAAGTCTTCAAAAAATTTGCTCAGCGCGCCTTCCGACATCAAGAGGTCGATGATAATTACATAAAAGCTTTAGTCGATATATATAAGTCAAAAAAGACCTCAGGAAAAAATTTCATCGACTCTTTCAGCACCCCCTTAGCCATGATCCTCTCATCTCCTTCATTCCTTTATATTAAAGAGACTAATGAAGGACAAAGAGCCCCTCTCGATCAAGAACAATTTGCCATTCGTCTCGCTTACTTTTTATGGAGTAGCCCCCCCGATGAGGCGCTCTACAAAGTCGCTAAGGCTAATAAACTCTACGATCAAGAAATCTTGGAAACACAATTTGAACGTATGATAAAGTCGCCCAAAGCAAGTCAATTTATCGAAGGTTTCATTAATCAATGGATTGGCATGGAGCGCTATGATGAAGTCGATTTACCCAACAAATTACTCGGTACATTTCAGCAATCCGCACGACAAGAATTGAGTGAATACTTCAAAGTTCTCGTCCAAGAAAATCTGCCCGTCGATAAACTTATTGATTCCGATTTTGTCGTCCTCAATCAAACTCTCGCGGATTACTATAAGATAGAAGGGGAGTTTTCCGGTTTCCAAAAAGTTGCTCTGCCCGCCAATAACCCCCGCGGAGGACTCTTGGGCCAAGCTGCCTTCCATATCATGGGGAGCGCCGCCTCGCGTACTTCGCCCTCTATTCGGGGCACTCTCATAAGAGAAAGTCTTCTTCATGATCCCCCGCCGCCACCGCCGGCGAATGTCCCAGAAATTGATAATACGAGGCAAGGGCAATTCTCGGTAAGAGATTTAGTGAAACATCATCAGGAACTTCCGCAATGCTCTTCCTGTCACGCCAAAATTGATCCCATAGGTCTAGGGCTGGAAAATTTTGATTACCTCGGGCGCTGGCGAGATAGTGAAACTATTGGGGCCGACACAAAACGAGTCAAAGGAAAGAAAAGATCGCGAGGTAAAAAATTAGCTATTGATGCGAGTGGCTACATTTCAGAAGGAGAAGAGTTTCAAGATTTTGCAGGCTTTAAAAACGCCCTCTTGAAAAACAAAGGTAAATTGGCCGAATCACTTTATTCATCGATGCTTGCCTATGGAATTGGCCGCGAAATCGAATTTATTGATGAAGAGGAAATCCATCAAAATTTACTCATCTTAGAAAAAGATAATTACCCCATAAAAAATATGATTTATCAACTTATCGCGTCAGAAACTTTTAGGACAAAATAG
- a CDS encoding DUF1552 domain-containing protein gives MNRITQFSRRSFLQSASAFLALPHLETFAAKASNKAIKRMIFLGQGYGFVGKSFYPTQAGKFSEIGLTEGMSPLKKHQNDISLLGNLENLGATNPHQGSLTFLTGASYINPRAFKNTVSCDQIAASQLSKDTRYGSITLSTKERASGHGSGVSSMAWNFHGKPISGLNTSLELYNTLFSKHESQAQILNRIKEERSILDAMKLNISSFNRNLAKNDQEKLDEYFQSIREIELSLKKQIEWSKIPKPKASFKHPKEVDGEAEVKLMFDMICLALQTDQTRVITYMMPSQSVLSSMGLSVPVHSLSHYQISPEREVWAKQRDHKCMELLSYFIGKLKSTKDKDGLNLYDTSMLAYGSNIRNTHTIKDFAVILSGGAINNLRLGESIKLPKATPLQNVWLTLLQETGIPIKSFSSSTGSIPDLLT, from the coding sequence ATGAATCGAATTACACAATTTTCTAGGCGCTCATTTCTCCAATCTGCGAGTGCTTTTCTAGCTCTACCTCATTTGGAAACTTTTGCCGCTAAGGCTTCAAACAAAGCTATCAAACGCATGATTTTCCTTGGTCAGGGTTATGGCTTTGTGGGTAAATCTTTTTACCCCACTCAGGCAGGAAAATTTTCAGAGATCGGACTTACAGAGGGCATGAGTCCCCTAAAAAAACATCAGAATGATATTAGTCTCTTGGGAAACCTGGAAAACCTTGGAGCCACGAATCCTCACCAAGGAAGCCTCACCTTTTTAACTGGCGCCTCATACATAAATCCAAGGGCTTTCAAAAACACTGTTTCCTGTGATCAAATTGCCGCGAGTCAGCTTTCTAAAGATACCCGCTATGGGAGTATCACTCTCTCCACAAAAGAAAGAGCTAGCGGTCACGGCTCAGGCGTGAGTTCAATGGCATGGAATTTTCACGGAAAACCTATAAGTGGCCTCAATACTTCACTCGAACTCTACAATACACTTTTTTCGAAGCATGAATCACAGGCGCAAATTTTAAACCGTATTAAAGAAGAGCGCAGCATTCTCGATGCTATGAAACTCAATATCTCATCATTTAACCGTAACTTGGCGAAAAACGATCAAGAAAAGCTCGACGAGTACTTTCAATCCATACGCGAGATTGAACTCAGCCTTAAAAAACAAATCGAATGGTCCAAAATCCCAAAACCCAAGGCTAGCTTCAAACACCCTAAAGAAGTCGATGGGGAGGCAGAAGTTAAACTCATGTTTGATATGATCTGTCTCGCTCTACAAACGGATCAAACGCGTGTCATTACTTATATGATGCCCTCGCAATCCGTTCTCTCTAGCATGGGTCTCAGTGTTCCCGTTCATAGCTTATCCCACTACCAAATCTCCCCAGAGCGAGAAGTGTGGGCCAAACAAAGGGATCATAAATGTATGGAACTCCTAAGCTATTTCATCGGAAAACTAAAAAGCACCAAAGACAAAGATGGACTTAATCTCTACGACACCAGCATGCTTGCTTATGGTTCTAATATTCGCAATACCCATACAATAAAAGATTTTGCTGTTATCCTTTCTGGTGGTGCCATTAACAATTTGCGTCTAGGCGAGAGTATCAAACTCCCCAAAGCAACGCCCCTACAGAACGTCTGGCTCACCCTACTACAAGAAACAGGCATCCCCATCAAAAGCTTCAGTTCTAGTACCGGATCCATCCCAGATTTACTGACTTAA
- a CDS encoding DUF1552 domain-containing protein, with translation MTIQKLNRRTFLQGTGIALALPWFESFAAKNSQGNVPKRFVSIYHPDGVGLPLKEDPAWKDWSWFPQGGEKDFRLSKVLDVLEPLRQDITIYSGLSHPTARNVHGHSNADQYLTGAPVGGFGPYKNSISLDQVYADVIGEETRYSSLVLSTNGGTGAPRGSHTQSFNHQGRAIPAMSKPKQIFDSLFVIQGKDARDKLARTKSSLDYLISSTRAMKKKLSAHDRQTLEQYLDSVRDTEIKLVKAQKWIDEPMPKVDGSQLNLDVDPKQARLYLQTMYELMYLAFVNDSTRAITYQMGRENGEGPHDLLAQSVGFPNAHSLTHDVKKPGGWKNLGLYNRFQAEEFGRFVQKLKDTPEVNGEGNMLDNTFAMHGSASSSFHLSRNYPIISAGGAKLGFKNGRYLKFGKGNEDNQAGAGQTSDAVFKGDVTVEEEPLAHLYVNILQRLGVVTDEFAGYKGGLRGV, from the coding sequence ATGACTATACAGAAATTAAATCGTAGAACTTTTTTACAGGGCACAGGAATTGCTTTAGCCCTTCCATGGTTTGAAAGTTTCGCAGCAAAAAATAGTCAAGGAAATGTGCCAAAGCGTTTTGTTAGTATTTATCATCCCGATGGCGTGGGACTGCCTTTAAAAGAAGATCCAGCTTGGAAAGATTGGAGTTGGTTTCCACAGGGTGGTGAGAAAGATTTTCGACTCAGTAAAGTCTTAGATGTTCTAGAGCCGCTGCGTCAAGATATAACAATTTATTCTGGCCTATCGCATCCCACTGCGCGCAATGTGCATGGGCACTCGAATGCGGATCAATACCTTACGGGAGCACCTGTGGGTGGCTTTGGACCTTATAAAAATTCTATTTCTTTAGATCAGGTCTATGCAGATGTGATAGGCGAAGAAACTCGTTATTCATCCTTAGTTTTATCGACTAATGGGGGGACTGGAGCCCCAAGAGGTAGCCACACTCAATCCTTCAATCATCAAGGCCGAGCCATTCCTGCGATGAGTAAGCCCAAGCAAATTTTTGATTCACTCTTTGTGATTCAAGGCAAGGATGCACGAGATAAGTTGGCGAGAACCAAGAGCTCACTCGATTATTTAATTTCGAGCACGCGCGCCATGAAGAAGAAATTATCTGCACATGACCGTCAAACTCTTGAACAGTACTTAGACTCTGTAAGGGATACCGAGATTAAACTTGTCAAAGCTCAAAAGTGGATCGATGAGCCGATGCCAAAAGTCGATGGTAGCCAATTGAATTTAGATGTGGATCCAAAGCAAGCGCGCCTCTATTTGCAAACCATGTACGAACTCATGTACCTCGCCTTTGTGAATGATTCGACGCGTGCGATCACTTATCAAATGGGTCGCGAAAATGGCGAAGGTCCTCATGATTTATTAGCTCAATCAGTAGGTTTTCCAAATGCACATTCTTTAACCCACGATGTTAAAAAACCTGGGGGCTGGAAAAATTTAGGTCTGTATAATCGTTTTCAAGCAGAAGAATTTGGGCGCTTTGTACAAAAATTAAAAGACACACCAGAAGTAAATGGCGAAGGCAATATGCTCGACAATACTTTTGCTATGCATGGTTCGGCATCGAGTAGTTTCCATCTATCGAGAAACTATCCAATTATCTCTGCGGGGGGTGCAAAACTTGGCTTTAAAAATGGTCGCTACCTCAAGTTTGGTAAAGGCAATGAAGATAACCAAGCAGGAGCAGGCCAGACGAGTGATGCGGTATTTAAAGGTGATGTTACAGTTGAAGAAGAGCCCTTAGCTCATCTTTATGTCAACATCCTTCAGCGTCTGGGTGTAGTGACGGATGAGTTCGCAGGCTATAAGGGTGGTTTAAGGGGCGTTTGA
- a CDS encoding DUF1592 domain-containing protein yields the protein MIFRKIQTCLICVALSFSAFANDSLVDLEKLRSQGRERSELLRGKAKKINYQDKEIVADIHTFKKKIYPILQENCLDCHGPKKSKGRFRVDTLDADLLKGKDINDWLEVFDVLTNQEMPPEDEPDYHLEGEDRSLVINWLGEEMNKAKQVKREDNPQSSFRRMTKIEYNYALQDLLGVDFSFADDLAPETVSEDGFSNSSEHLKMTAMQFQTYHELGLKALKKVTIKGPQPKPMTYRISPQDLMELSQKNLSGRLKSQLKKKADKLKKAGKNQEAEEVLKQDIIGIDLKNNKSDDTRGVHILDLETGRGWAYRYGYSRARWAIKPDQEKPEASSSSVRAVIPWAYDLKLDLGNFLPNQGNMRVKVRAGRDQIKDNEYSSIELLFGGQTSNNANFITRATEENLLVKGTKEKPQTVQFEIALSEMQRNPFLRTGVLGETPTPSEVLTIKHHSNGQSQLLIDSIEISAPIYEQWPPQSHQDIFIASKDKSNEEQYAQEVIQNFAEKAWCRKLNQDELRPLINLYKGFRPRFKDFDDAVLEVLATILASPEFLYIAQGESMVAENQKSNDLGLAHRLSHFLWKSRPDKHLIDLARAGKLSDKAVLNHQIERMLTDPKADRFVKNFVEEWLGVEALENVIFDKKVFTSYRAELKEDMKKEIVFYFAEVLKNNGSIIDFLHSDYLVINERLAKHYGIENIYGEEFRRVKLNNNYQRGGLLTSSGLLAMNSNGKESNPLKRGIWMLENVLHDPPPPAPPNVPEVDLTDPKILQMTLKERMEDHRNHDACRSCHAKIDPWGIAFENYDALGQFRDKQKGKPIDASATLFNKHQLDGIKGLKAYLLSDRQDQFTEAMIYKMTAYALGRSLSFNDKSELEEMGRQLRQSGDGLKDMISIIITSQLFLNN from the coding sequence ATGATTTTTAGGAAAATACAGACTTGTTTAATATGTGTAGCGCTGAGTTTTTCGGCATTCGCTAATGATTCACTCGTGGATTTAGAAAAACTTAGGTCCCAGGGAAGAGAGCGCTCAGAATTGCTTCGGGGTAAGGCCAAGAAAATCAATTATCAAGATAAAGAAATCGTGGCAGATATTCACACTTTCAAAAAGAAGATTTACCCGATTCTCCAAGAAAACTGTCTCGATTGTCATGGTCCTAAAAAATCTAAAGGGAGATTTAGAGTCGATACTTTGGATGCGGATTTGCTCAAAGGAAAAGACATCAATGATTGGCTTGAAGTCTTTGATGTATTAACGAATCAAGAAATGCCTCCAGAAGATGAGCCTGATTATCATTTAGAGGGTGAAGACCGTAGTTTGGTGATTAATTGGCTTGGTGAGGAAATGAACAAAGCCAAGCAAGTCAAACGCGAGGATAATCCCCAAAGTTCCTTCCGCCGTATGACCAAAATCGAGTACAATTATGCTTTGCAAGATCTACTTGGAGTCGACTTTAGTTTTGCGGATGACTTAGCACCTGAAACGGTTTCTGAAGATGGCTTCTCCAATAGCTCAGAGCACTTGAAGATGACGGCGATGCAATTTCAGACTTATCACGAACTCGGTCTAAAGGCATTAAAAAAAGTGACAATAAAGGGGCCACAACCCAAGCCGATGACTTATCGTATTTCACCTCAAGATTTGATGGAACTCTCGCAAAAGAATCTTTCTGGTAGATTGAAATCTCAGCTCAAAAAGAAAGCGGACAAGCTCAAAAAAGCAGGCAAAAATCAGGAAGCTGAAGAAGTCCTCAAGCAAGACATTATTGGCATTGATCTTAAAAATAATAAAAGTGACGATACACGCGGGGTTCATATTCTTGATTTAGAAACGGGGCGAGGCTGGGCCTATCGCTATGGCTACAGTCGTGCACGTTGGGCGATTAAACCCGATCAAGAAAAACCGGAGGCATCATCATCGTCCGTCCGTGCGGTCATTCCTTGGGCTTATGATTTGAAATTGGATTTAGGTAATTTTCTTCCCAATCAAGGTAATATGAGAGTGAAGGTTCGTGCGGGACGTGATCAAATCAAAGATAATGAATACTCCAGCATAGAGCTACTATTTGGCGGGCAAACGAGTAATAATGCCAACTTTATTACGCGTGCGACAGAGGAGAATTTATTAGTCAAAGGTACAAAGGAAAAACCACAAACCGTACAATTTGAAATTGCTTTAAGTGAAATGCAAAGGAACCCCTTTTTAAGGACGGGAGTTCTAGGAGAAACTCCGACACCATCTGAAGTTTTAACGATCAAGCACCATAGCAATGGCCAGAGCCAATTACTCATTGATTCCATAGAAATATCTGCACCGATCTACGAACAGTGGCCACCTCAATCACATCAGGATATTTTTATTGCGAGTAAAGACAAAAGCAATGAAGAACAATATGCACAAGAAGTGATTCAGAACTTCGCAGAAAAAGCTTGGTGCCGGAAATTGAATCAAGATGAACTTCGTCCTTTAATCAATTTATATAAAGGTTTCCGTCCACGCTTCAAAGATTTTGATGATGCCGTCTTAGAAGTCTTGGCGACAATTTTGGCTTCACCAGAGTTCCTTTACATTGCTCAAGGTGAGTCGATGGTAGCAGAAAATCAAAAATCAAATGATCTTGGCCTCGCTCATCGCCTCTCACATTTTTTATGGAAGAGTCGTCCAGATAAGCATTTAATTGATTTGGCACGAGCGGGAAAATTGAGCGATAAAGCGGTACTCAATCATCAAATTGAACGGATGTTAACTGACCCGAAGGCCGATCGCTTTGTCAAAAATTTTGTGGAAGAGTGGCTGGGTGTTGAGGCATTAGAAAACGTCATATTTGATAAAAAGGTTTTTACCTCCTACCGTGCTGAACTAAAGGAAGACATGAAAAAAGAAATCGTCTTTTATTTTGCTGAGGTCCTAAAAAATAATGGCTCGATTATCGATTTCTTGCACTCCGATTATCTCGTGATTAATGAGCGCCTAGCTAAGCATTATGGCATAGAGAATATATACGGGGAAGAATTTCGCCGTGTCAAATTAAATAATAATTATCAAAGAGGTGGTTTGTTGACTAGCTCGGGACTCTTAGCGATGAATAGCAATGGCAAGGAATCAAACCCTCTAAAGCGCGGGATATGGATGTTGGAAAATGTCCTGCATGATCCCCCACCACCCGCACCCCCAAATGTGCCAGAAGTTGATCTCACGGACCCGAAGATTTTGCAAATGACCTTGAAGGAAAGAATGGAAGACCACCGCAATCACGATGCCTGCCGTTCATGTCATGCCAAAATTGATCCTTGGGGCATCGCCTTTGAGAATTATGATGCGCTCGGGCAATTTAGAGATAAGCAAAAGGGCAAGCCCATTGATGCGAGTGCGACACTTTTCAATAAACATCAATTAGATGGAATTAAAGGCTTAAAAGCTTACTTATTAAGCGATAGGCAGGATCAATTTACGGAGGCGATGATCTATAAAATGACGGCGTATGCCCTGGGTCGGTCGCTATCCTTTAATGATAAATCAGAACTTGAAGAAATGGGCCGCCAGTTGCGCCAGAGTGGTGATGGCCTTAAAGATATGATTAGTATTATAATCACGAGTCAACTTTTTTTGAACAATTAA